Proteins encoded within one genomic window of Trichoderma asperellum chromosome 2, complete sequence:
- the VMA21 gene encoding vacuolar ATPase assembly integral membrane protein vma21 (EggNog:ENOG41~TransMembrane:2 (i34-55o67-86i)) has translation MATRRIVSSEKTILEKDDTAEEKSNISPAVPKDVIFKLLGFSAAMIIVPIGSYFATVHTVFNGNSSLAGGLAAVLANVVLISYIIVAMKEDQTESKPESKKTQ, from the exons ATGGCCACTCGCCGCATTGTCAGCTCTGAAAAGACAATCCTGGAAAAGGATGACACCGCCGAGGAAAAGTCCAACATCAGCCCTGCCGTCCCAAA AGATGTCATTTTCAAGCTCCTCGGCTTCTCAGCTGCCATGATTATCGTCCCTATCGGCTCATACTTTGCGACAGTCCACACAGTCTTCAACG GAAATTCATCGCTGGCCGGGGGACTGGCTGCTGTGCTGGCTAATGTAGTGCTCATTTCATACATAATTGTAGCCATGAAGGAGGATCAAACGGAGTCCAAGCCTGAAAGCAAAAAGACACAGTAA